One window from the genome of Pedococcus badiiscoriae encodes:
- a CDS encoding MBL fold metallo-hydrolase RNA specificity domain-containing protein has translation MTLALTFLGAAGTVTGSKFLLDDRHSRVLVDCGLYQGERRWRRMNWEPLVAGPKSITDVVLTHAHLDHCGYLPALVRQGFAGPVWATAGTAALTEIVLRDSAHLQEEEAMFAQREGYSRHDPPQPLYTVADTERAIRLLRSCDFGQSTTLLSGAELSLTRAGHVLGSASALVTHGDTQVLFSGDLGRPQHPLLRGRSAPPVARTVVIESTYGDRTHPEEQDHEVLAGAIRRTIGRGGSIVIPAFAVDRTELVLLAIARLQIAGSIPEVPVYVDSPMALAALEVYRRPELAAELRSEALRDLATLRGVREARSADESKRLNNPGRPCIIISASGMASGGRVVHHLASLLPHPNNTVVLTGYQAAGTRGRALQEGVRQVKIHGQYVRVRAEVVVDSTFSVHADSAELVAWLAAMPQPPETVYLVHGEPESSAALAEQIRASLDTTVAVPRLGERVVLT, from the coding sequence ATGACCCTCGCACTGACATTTCTCGGCGCAGCGGGCACGGTGACAGGAAGCAAGTTCCTGCTCGACGACCGGCACTCGCGGGTGCTCGTGGACTGTGGCCTCTACCAAGGCGAACGCCGATGGCGGCGCATGAACTGGGAGCCACTGGTCGCAGGACCGAAGTCCATCACCGACGTCGTCCTCACCCACGCTCACCTGGACCACTGCGGGTACCTGCCTGCGCTGGTGCGGCAGGGCTTCGCCGGACCGGTCTGGGCCACCGCTGGAACTGCAGCGCTGACTGAGATCGTCCTGCGTGACAGCGCCCACCTCCAGGAGGAGGAGGCGATGTTCGCCCAGCGCGAGGGCTACTCACGTCACGACCCACCTCAGCCGCTGTACACCGTGGCCGATACCGAACGGGCCATTCGCCTCCTGCGTTCCTGCGACTTTGGGCAGTCGACGACGCTGCTCTCGGGTGCAGAGCTGAGCCTGACGCGGGCCGGTCATGTCCTGGGGTCCGCCTCGGCGCTGGTCACCCACGGCGACACCCAGGTGCTGTTCTCCGGCGATCTCGGACGGCCGCAGCATCCGCTGTTGCGGGGACGCTCCGCACCACCGGTCGCGCGCACCGTCGTGATCGAGTCGACTTACGGCGACCGCACCCACCCTGAGGAGCAGGACCATGAAGTGCTCGCCGGAGCGATTCGGCGCACCATCGGGCGGGGAGGTTCTATAGTCATCCCGGCCTTCGCCGTGGACCGTACCGAGCTCGTTCTCCTGGCCATCGCTCGTCTCCAGATCGCAGGCTCGATACCCGAGGTCCCTGTCTACGTCGACAGCCCGATGGCCTTGGCTGCCCTTGAGGTCTACCGGCGCCCCGAGCTCGCCGCCGAGCTACGCTCTGAGGCGCTGCGCGACCTGGCCACGCTCCGAGGGGTGCGGGAGGCGCGCTCTGCGGACGAGTCCAAGCGGCTCAACAACCCCGGTCGGCCCTGCATCATCATCTCCGCGTCGGGCATGGCGAGCGGTGGCCGCGTGGTCCACCACCTCGCCAGCCTGCTGCCGCACCCGAACAACACCGTGGTGCTCACTGGATACCAAGCCGCCGGGACCCGCGGTCGAGCACTCCAGGAGGGCGTCCGCCAGGTCAAGATCCACGGACAGTACGTCAGGGTGCGCGCCGAAGTCGTGGTCGACAGCACCTTCTCGGTCCACGCGGACTCCGCAGAGCTCGTCGCGTGGCTGGCCGCGATGCCCCAGCCGCCGGAGACGGTCTACCTCGTCCATGGCGAGCCTGAGTCCAGCGCAGCGCTGGCCGAACAGATCCGGGCCAGTCTCGACACGACGGTCGCCGTGCCCCGCCTCGGCGAACGTGTCGTGCTCACGTGA
- a CDS encoding acetyl-CoA hydrolase/transferase family protein has translation MTTPLRAVSTRLVRAVGQTAGPAPRVVVSGNAAVPWDLLTLVDTSLEQYRLFMLNAPAGIPTRAGIVHETPFVGPGMRRLTSLRYIPSRLSQVPHLFTTATPPDVVCLHTSAPSGSNVSLGVEVNILPAAIEAARARGALVLAQLNPAMPYTYGDAEIPLSSIDAALWVDQPLGDTPRTLQGHGPPQTGALAQLGRVVSDRVRDGSVLQLGIGRVPDAVLPGLLERRGLGIWSEMISDGVMTLDQTGALSTGRSIVASFVMGSAQLYKWADHNERLRLLRTETTNDPALIARNTAMVSINTALQVDLFGQANASRIAGRIHSGFGGQIDFIEGALHAEGGQALMALQSWHPTADTSTIIAMIDEPVTSFQHTAVITEQGVAEIWGNDEQAQARELIEQAAHPSVRAELWEEARALGLA, from the coding sequence GTGACCACCCCCCTGCGCGCCGTATCTACCCGGCTGGTCAGGGCCGTCGGCCAGACTGCCGGGCCCGCGCCGCGTGTCGTGGTCAGCGGAAACGCAGCAGTTCCCTGGGACCTGCTGACCCTGGTCGACACCTCACTCGAGCAGTACCGCCTGTTCATGCTCAACGCGCCGGCTGGCATACCCACCAGGGCCGGGATCGTGCACGAAACACCCTTTGTGGGACCGGGTATGCGTCGGCTCACCAGCCTGAGGTACATCCCCTCCCGGCTCTCGCAGGTCCCTCACCTCTTCACCACCGCCACCCCACCCGACGTGGTGTGCCTGCACACGTCGGCCCCATCAGGGAGCAACGTCAGTCTCGGTGTGGAGGTCAACATCCTGCCCGCCGCCATCGAGGCCGCACGGGCGCGGGGCGCACTGGTGCTTGCCCAGCTCAACCCCGCCATGCCGTACACCTACGGCGATGCCGAGATCCCGCTCTCAAGCATCGACGCGGCGTTGTGGGTGGACCAGCCGCTCGGCGACACTCCTCGCACCCTGCAAGGCCACGGCCCGCCGCAGACGGGGGCACTGGCCCAGCTGGGCCGGGTCGTGTCCGATCGGGTCCGGGACGGCTCCGTGCTGCAGCTGGGCATCGGTCGCGTACCTGATGCCGTCCTGCCCGGCCTGTTGGAACGCCGTGGTCTCGGGATCTGGAGCGAGATGATCTCGGACGGGGTCATGACCCTGGACCAGACCGGCGCCCTCAGCACCGGCAGGAGCATCGTCGCCTCGTTCGTGATGGGCTCCGCGCAGCTGTACAAATGGGCCGACCACAACGAGCGGCTGCGCCTCCTGCGGACGGAGACCACGAACGACCCAGCCCTCATCGCGCGCAACACGGCGATGGTCAGCATCAACACAGCGCTCCAGGTCGACCTCTTCGGCCAGGCCAACGCGTCTCGGATCGCTGGGCGAATCCACTCCGGGTTCGGCGGTCAGATCGACTTCATCGAGGGTGCCCTCCACGCGGAGGGCGGCCAGGCGTTGATGGCGCTCCAGTCGTGGCACCCGACGGCAGACACCTCCACCATCATCGCCATGATCGACGAGCCGGTCACCTCGTTCCAGCACACGGCCGTCATCACCGAACAGGGCGTGGCCGAAATTTGGGGCAACGACGAGCAAGCGCAGGCCCGGGAGCTGATCGAGCAGGCCGCGCACCCGTCGGTCCGGGCCGAACTGTGGGAGGAGGCACGCGCCCTCGGACTGGCCTGA
- a CDS encoding response regulator translates to MIKVFLLDDHEIVRRGLRELLEANGGFEVVGESGLAREAARRIPALRPDVAVFDARLPDGSGIEACRQVRSVDPTIKGLILTSYDDEQALATAVLAGASGFLLKDIKGNGLVDAIQRVAAGENLLDTERARRLRATWGQGDDTDPRLRALSPQERRILDHVAAGLTNRQIGESMSLAEKTVKNYVTSLLAKLGMERRTQAAVYAATHQRSTLTR, encoded by the coding sequence GTGATCAAGGTGTTTCTCCTGGACGACCACGAGATCGTTCGTCGGGGGCTGCGTGAGCTCCTCGAGGCCAACGGTGGCTTCGAGGTGGTCGGGGAGTCCGGCCTTGCCCGGGAAGCGGCTCGGCGCATCCCCGCATTGCGCCCGGACGTGGCGGTGTTCGACGCGCGGTTGCCCGACGGCTCGGGAATCGAAGCCTGCCGTCAGGTGCGATCCGTCGATCCGACGATCAAGGGCCTGATCCTCACGTCCTACGACGATGAGCAAGCGCTGGCGACCGCGGTCCTTGCGGGGGCGTCCGGCTTCCTGCTGAAGGACATCAAGGGCAATGGGCTGGTCGATGCGATCCAGCGCGTCGCGGCGGGGGAGAACCTCCTCGACACGGAGCGCGCCCGCAGACTTCGCGCGACGTGGGGCCAGGGCGACGACACCGATCCGCGGCTGCGCGCGCTCAGCCCCCAGGAGCGTCGAATCCTCGATCACGTCGCCGCCGGCCTCACCAACCGTCAGATCGGTGAGTCGATGTCCCTCGCCGAGAAGACCGTCAAGAACTACGTGACGTCGCTCCTGGCCAAGCTCGGCATGGAGCGACGCACCCAGGCGGCCGTGTATGCCGCCACGCACCAGCGGTCCACACTGACCCGCTGA
- a CDS encoding GAF domain-containing protein — translation MVLDPKRERDQGRWSEGVSLEVDDLMEELRARASAARRSHEQLEALLDAVTAMSANLELSVVLGRIVRSACALVNARYGALGVLSPDGEHLVEFVTHGVSPEERARIGDPPRGHGILGLLIRDPRPRRLADIAAHPDSYGFPPNHPPMRSFLGAPIRIRDEVFGNLYLAGSDHDAEFSEADERMLVALASAAGFAIDNARLYERSEQQRQWGQAISELTRSLLESPVETDSLSPMVERACGLAGARLCAVTLVGADGLSAIHALSNRDQPVAASATPAPSWAPLEGGHWSEVLSSGQELLLVPGPQPGAAQRVASDLSKAAGIVGAGPTAVLPMADGSGAIGHLLLQWEPGQEDLASQVMPALSGFAQQVGLGIIAARAQHDRALVAQLEDRDRIARDMHDHVIQRLFATGLSLQSAGRFAVHPVVQARLDEAVESLDVAIKDIRSTIFQLHTQAPSADLESQLRALVETYAASLGYTPALTLEGDLSHLDPDLAADLMAVVREGLSNVSRHAQAGAATVQLCLGPSLTVAITDNGTGLGATGRRSGLANLERRATARSGTFTVESVEPSGTRVTWVVPLGGPGPSALPGRGRDD, via the coding sequence GTGGTTCTGGACCCGAAGCGCGAGCGCGACCAAGGGCGTTGGTCTGAGGGCGTCTCCCTCGAGGTGGACGACCTCATGGAAGAGCTGCGTGCGCGGGCCAGTGCTGCGCGCCGGTCACACGAGCAGCTCGAGGCGCTGCTGGACGCGGTGACGGCGATGAGCGCCAACCTCGAGCTCTCGGTGGTCTTGGGCCGAATCGTGCGGTCTGCCTGCGCGTTGGTCAACGCCCGGTACGGCGCTCTGGGTGTCCTGAGCCCTGACGGGGAGCACCTGGTCGAGTTCGTGACCCACGGCGTCAGCCCTGAAGAGCGCGCCCGAATCGGCGACCCGCCCCGGGGGCACGGCATCCTCGGCCTGCTGATCCGCGATCCTCGACCACGTCGACTGGCCGACATCGCGGCTCATCCGGACTCCTACGGTTTCCCGCCGAACCACCCGCCGATGCGCAGCTTCTTGGGCGCGCCCATCCGGATTCGCGACGAGGTGTTCGGCAATCTCTACCTGGCCGGGAGCGACCATGACGCGGAGTTCTCCGAGGCCGACGAAAGGATGCTGGTGGCGCTGGCTTCGGCGGCCGGGTTCGCCATCGACAACGCCCGCTTGTACGAACGCAGCGAGCAGCAACGACAGTGGGGACAGGCCATCAGCGAGCTGACCCGCAGCCTCCTTGAGAGCCCGGTCGAGACCGACTCCCTGTCGCCGATGGTCGAGCGCGCCTGCGGCCTGGCTGGTGCACGGCTGTGCGCCGTGACCTTGGTCGGCGCGGACGGGCTGTCCGCCATCCATGCGTTGTCCAACCGTGACCAGCCGGTGGCAGCGTCGGCGACTCCGGCTCCGTCCTGGGCGCCCCTCGAGGGGGGCCACTGGTCGGAAGTGCTCAGCTCGGGCCAGGAGCTCCTGCTCGTGCCGGGTCCGCAGCCTGGCGCGGCGCAGCGGGTTGCCTCCGACCTGTCGAAGGCGGCCGGAATCGTTGGGGCCGGCCCCACGGCAGTCCTGCCGATGGCTGACGGTTCCGGAGCGATCGGGCACCTGCTCCTGCAGTGGGAACCGGGTCAGGAGGACCTGGCTTCGCAGGTGATGCCGGCGCTGTCCGGCTTCGCGCAACAAGTGGGTCTGGGGATCATCGCCGCCCGCGCCCAGCATGACCGAGCCCTTGTCGCCCAGCTCGAGGACCGGGACCGCATCGCTCGGGACATGCACGACCACGTCATCCAGAGACTCTTCGCCACCGGGCTGTCCTTGCAGTCCGCCGGCCGTTTCGCTGTCCACCCCGTCGTGCAGGCCAGGCTCGACGAGGCGGTCGAGAGCCTGGACGTGGCGATCAAGGACATCCGCTCCACGATCTTCCAGCTCCACACCCAGGCACCCAGCGCGGACCTCGAGTCCCAGCTGCGCGCGCTGGTCGAGACGTATGCCGCGAGCCTTGGCTACACGCCCGCGCTCACCCTCGAGGGGGACCTGAGCCACCTGGATCCCGATCTGGCGGCAGACCTGATGGCTGTCGTGCGTGAGGGACTGTCGAACGTGTCACGTCATGCGCAGGCCGGCGCCGCGACCGTTCAGCTCTGTCTCGGCCCGTCGCTGACTGTGGCCATCACGGACAACGGCACAGGGCTCGGCGCCACCGGTCGGCGCAGCGGCCTGGCCAACCTTGAACGTCGGGCGACCGCCCGCTCTGGAACGTTCACCGTCGAGTCTGTCGAACCATCCGGCACCCGGGTGACGTGGGTGGTACCCCTGGGCGGCCCGGGACCTTCGGCCCTGCCCGGTCGCGGTAGAGACGACTAA
- a CDS encoding universal stress protein, whose product MTTTSQSPQRPPSARPLTPPEVVAGIVNDGSAAAVAQAAVGLARELGGRVRFVQVLPDGLDDQERADAEAATFGAALRALHGQPRVQATFEAPSGDPRELLVHRSRLAKALVVGQDKPGGGAQPAVAAYCQANSGCRVLVVPGTD is encoded by the coding sequence GTGACCACCACCTCGCAGTCACCGCAGCGACCCCCGTCAGCTCGGCCGCTCACGCCGCCCGAAGTGGTGGCTGGAATCGTCAACGACGGTTCGGCTGCCGCTGTGGCGCAGGCCGCCGTCGGTTTGGCACGGGAGCTCGGGGGACGAGTGCGCTTCGTCCAGGTTCTGCCGGACGGACTGGACGACCAGGAGCGAGCCGATGCCGAGGCCGCGACGTTTGGCGCCGCCCTACGCGCTCTCCATGGCCAGCCCAGGGTCCAGGCCACCTTCGAAGCACCGTCGGGTGACCCGCGTGAACTCCTCGTGCACCGGAGCCGCCTGGCGAAGGCCCTTGTCGTGGGACAGGACAAACCGGGCGGCGGCGCGCAGCCTGCGGTCGCGGCCTACTGCCAGGCCAACTCTGGATGCCGGGTCCTCGTGGTCCCGGGGACTGACTGA
- a CDS encoding SHOCT domain-containing protein: MGPMIVIMAALAIGLVVALVLAINALYPSAGQGDRRPPTPAHQPPTAAEAELELRYARGEIDAETLARQRAVLRQ; encoded by the coding sequence ATGGGCCCCATGATCGTCATCATGGCGGCCTTGGCGATCGGGCTGGTGGTGGCGCTGGTGCTGGCGATCAACGCCCTGTATCCGTCCGCCGGGCAGGGCGACCGCAGGCCGCCGACTCCCGCGCACCAGCCGCCGACAGCCGCTGAGGCCGAGCTTGAGCTTCGCTATGCCCGCGGCGAGATCGATGCCGAGACCCTTGCCCGGCAGCGCGCCGTGTTGCGCCAGTGA
- a CDS encoding pyridoxamine 5'-phosphate oxidase family protein yields the protein MTHSGTPHPGSETHELGAHEALALLRSVPVGRLAVIVDGGPDIFPVNHMVDHGTIVFRTAEGTKFSAAHGHPVAFEVDGYDAANGQAWSVVAHGVARLVNDADEAIEALSLPIFPWQAGAKPQIVRVVPSTITGRRFTVLGGFRS from the coding sequence ATGACTCATTCCGGCACTCCCCACCCTGGATCGGAAACCCATGAGCTGGGCGCCCATGAGGCGCTCGCCTTGCTGCGTTCGGTCCCCGTCGGCAGGTTGGCCGTCATCGTCGACGGTGGGCCGGACATCTTTCCGGTCAACCACATGGTGGACCACGGGACGATCGTGTTTCGAACGGCAGAGGGAACCAAGTTCTCGGCAGCGCACGGACACCCGGTCGCCTTCGAGGTCGACGGCTACGACGCGGCCAACGGCCAGGCGTGGAGCGTGGTGGCGCACGGCGTGGCTCGCCTGGTGAATGACGCAGACGAGGCCATCGAGGCCCTGAGCCTGCCGATCTTTCCGTGGCAGGCGGGGGCCAAGCCCCAGATCGTCCGGGTGGTCCCGAGCACTATCACGGGGCGACGCTTCACCGTCCTCGGCGGCTTTCGGTCGTAA
- a CDS encoding cytochrome b N-terminal domain-containing protein, with amino-acid sequence MTTRTPAEDAGRYTWTGRLRERVVRTMPPEQLMPDEQPAYVASWIYVFGVATLAALVFIIGSGVVLTLEGPQWYHVSSVGHFVNSVHLWSVELFFVFMVVHLWGKFWMAAWRGHRAMTWMTGVVSFLASIGAAFTGYLVQTNFDAQWISGQAKDGLNSVGIGAWFNVTNLGQMLLWHVALLPLVVGLIVVWHVLLVRKHGVVPPIDALSEATPEETSS; translated from the coding sequence ATGACGACCCGCACACCGGCCGAGGACGCCGGTCGGTACACCTGGACGGGGCGGCTCCGTGAGCGCGTCGTGCGCACGATGCCACCCGAGCAGCTCATGCCGGACGAGCAGCCGGCATACGTCGCGTCGTGGATCTACGTCTTCGGGGTCGCGACGTTGGCCGCGTTGGTCTTCATCATCGGCAGCGGTGTGGTCCTCACCCTGGAGGGGCCGCAGTGGTACCACGTGTCGTCAGTCGGGCACTTCGTCAACAGCGTGCACCTGTGGAGCGTCGAGCTGTTCTTCGTGTTCATGGTCGTGCACCTCTGGGGCAAGTTCTGGATGGCCGCGTGGCGGGGTCACCGGGCCATGACCTGGATGACCGGCGTCGTGTCCTTCCTCGCCTCGATCGGTGCAGCGTTCACCGGGTACCTCGTGCAGACCAACTTCGACGCCCAGTGGATCTCCGGGCAGGCCAAGGACGGCCTCAACTCCGTCGGCATCGGTGCCTGGTTCAACGTCACCAACCTCGGCCAGATGCTGCTGTGGCACGTCGCGCTGCTCCCCCTGGTGGTGGGTCTCATCGTGGTCTGGCATGTGTTGCTCGTCCGCAAGCACGGGGTGGTGCCGCCGATCGACGCACTGTCCGAAGCCACCCCGGAGGAGACTTCGTCATGA